CATTTACAAAGAGAAGTAGAGCAGTCACTATCGTGGTCTTCCTTTTGGCGTTGCCCCTGCTCAGCGTATTAGTCTGGCTGACCCAGTTTAGAGCTCCAGGCACGTATCCATTACATGTGGCAATAGTGCCCCCGCTATCCTTCATTAGAAACCTAACTCGAAGCTTCGTCTATGTGGGGTCGTTCTTCTTTCCGTTGGGCATTGTTTATCTTATTAACTGTCGAAGGCTTATCAGCGACCTGCGACAGCTCAACCGCGCCTCTAAACTGCTGGTAGCTGCATTGGTGGGGGGGCCAATTCTACTGGCTGTTTACTATTACGGCATATTCATCAAAGAGAAATACGGTGTGACGGTGCATCCGTTCACCTACACCTACATTGGGCCCATCGGCGTCGGTCCAGATCTGATCTCTGGCGCCAAGCCTCTGCTCTACCCAGATCTCCTGTGGATTCCAATGTTTACCTTATCGTTGGTAGCTGCCTTCGGTCTTGCCGTTCACGTTCTGCGTAGGATTGGCGGGGGAGATAGACGGTTTCTAGTTTTATCACTCTTGGTTGTATCTGTGATCCTGCCAATTGCGGCTGTCCTCTGGGATGACCACCGCCACTACTTACCTGTGGTACCACTACTCCTCCCTCTAGTGGTCTCGTCTGTAAGCCGTTTGCGGGGGTATAAATTTCTGGTAGTCATCTTGGTCGTCCTCTTCAGTTTCTGGTCTGTCTATGGGACGTATGAGTATATGGGTTGGAATAGGGTGAGGTGGGAGGGGATAAATTACCTCCTCGAGAGCGGGGTTCCAGAGTACGAGATAGACGGAGGGATGGAGTATGATGCGAGATTCCTTCTAGAACCCTACAATACGCCGCGTGAGGAAGCTGTAAACTGGCATGGGTGGGCTTACAGTATCAGCGACAAATACTTAATCTCGTTCAGCCAACTCCACGAGTATAGGGTGCTCAAGGAAATAGGTTATTATGGCCCCTTTGGCGAGAAGCTTGGATCAATATATGTGCTCGAGAAATATGTTCAACTTTGAACAGGTGAAACTCCGTAGGGTGTAGTTGGGTAGTTGGCTGGGTGTATAAAACTAAAAGGGGGCCGTGACCTCTTAACTGGCGGTAAAGTTAGGTGGTTTTGGTGCTTAGAGTACCCGTAGTAGCGGTTGTAGGTGTTGGGAGGAATGTAGGGAAAACTGTGGTGGCTGAGGCGCTCATCTCCGGGCTTGTAAAGTTGGGTCTCAAGGTGGCTGCAGCTAAACACATAGCCGAGAGCCATTTCACGTTTGACCCCACAGGGACTGACACCCGTCGGTTTGCTGAGTCTGGTGCAAGTCAGGTGTTGGCAGTTACTGGTGCTGAGGTCGTTAATATTTTCAAGACAGATGTCTCTGCACTCAATCTGGAGGCGCTGGTGGAGATGCTTGAGCCTGTCGACCTACTCGTCTTGGAGGGTTTCAAGAAACTCGTTATGCAGAGGGGTGATGTGGCCAAGATAATCGTCTCGAAGGATGTTAATGATATCTTCAATCTTCTAGCTATAGTGCAGGGCCCCGTAGTTGCGATAGCTGGAGGGGTGGCCAGCGTTGATGAGGCTAAGCTTAGGGAGACTGGCGTAAGGCTCCTACGCCTTCCCGAGGGGGTTGCTGAGCTGGTGGAGCTGGTTTATGATTATTACCGCGCCCAACATGCACTAGTAGAGACTGTAGGCTCCCTTGGGGGCCTTGACTGTGGTGACTGTGGCTATAAGGACTGTAATACGCATGCAAAGGCAATCCTTGCGGGTAGGAGCAGTCTGGGGCGGTGTACGGCTTTGCAGGATGGGAGAGATGTGCTGGTGACTGTAGGTGGCGTGAGGCTTTCTATGAATCGTTTCGTCAAAGAGATTATCCGGAAGACAATTCTGGGGATGATGAGTAGTTTGCGGGGAGTGGAGATCCGTGGCGACGAGGAACTTGAGATAACTATAAGGCGCAAGTTTGCGGAATCAACTCAGAGAGACTAGAACTAAAAATGTTGACAATCATGGAAAATGCACATCGGATTGGAATAATCCGCCAAGAGTATCCTTGACCGGTGGAAGAGGCAAGCCTAAAAACCATCAGCAAAAGTAGCGAAGCCATTTTCGATTATCTTTATATGTTGGTTTGCGGTTATAGGGTAATCGGTGTCTCTTTCGCGGCTGCCCTCATCTTGGGGTTATCTTTGCTGGATAAGCCGCGTCTGAGGTCGGGATGCATAGCGAAAATCCCAACAAAGGGAATTGAAAGCCTTTGGTTGCGATTGGGCGTGTTTTTGTTGCGGGAAAGGATGCATAGCGAAAATCCCAACAAAGGGAATTGAAAGGGGCATGGTGCTAGTTTGCTGCAGCATAAAAAGACCGTAGATTTTTTAGCCAGCACTGTTTAGAAGTGGATGCTAGGGCTAAACTCCACTAGGAGACAGCTATCTCCACAATGCAGCATGCCCCGCTATAGAGCTCTACATGTGAATGGTCGAGTATCCGCATCTTCTGATGCTTGTTTGGTGCTCCGGGCGGGATTTTCCCATAGAGCAATCCTCTATGCTTTGAACCCGCGTCGCAGGCTCGAGAGGCCTACATCCGTAGCCCATGAAAGGTTGGCCGGACTAGACTACCGGAGCCCTACTCCGATGTTTCACTCTCAAAGCTATTAAGGATTATTCTCCAGCCGCGTAGCCTTCAACCCATCTCTGCTGAAAGGTTGAATGGGCGGCCTTCCTTGAGGACTTTCTCAGGTATCTGACTCTTCCACTTTCTCAGAAATTCTAGGTCGTCCTTATCTTGGCGAAGGTCTGGGGGGAGGCAGTGAGGTATCTCCTCAATGATAGGATACCACATTCTACACTCAGGGTTAGGGCAGACTAGCAACCCCTCCACTATCTCCTCCCCCTCCACGAAGACGTAGAGCTCAAGAGGATGTGACTTACACATAGCACAAGCCAGGAAGTCCATCAGCTTCCTCTTCACACCTAGAAGCCCCCATTAAAAGTTAAACCCTAAACCATAAGAATTTTTCTCACAGACATACCGCAGGCAAACATTAAATCTATACTCACAAATTACACAAATTATACCTCCAACCCCACCTTCAGCGGCAAAAAAGAGCGAAGGACATGTGACTGTTGAAAGATACCTAAATAAGCGGCTTGAGCGCGAAGGTAAGAGTTACATAGTGAGCTGCCTTGTTGAGGTCAAAGCCGTAGATCCAGATGCCCTAATTAGAGTCGTCAGGGAGCGGCTTGAAGGTTTAGATGTGCAACTTCTCGACGCTGAGGTAATCGCTGGAAGGAGACACATCGAGTTCGCACTTCTGAACGCCCTCTACGCTCTAGACCATGGCTACAACATCTCCAAATCTTTAGCAGTGGAGATCATGCTATACGCCTCCACGCAGAGGCAGATACAGAAAGCAGTGGAGTTAATTGGGGTCAAGGCTGAGACAAGAGCCATCGCATCCATCCTCATAGGGGACTCTACCCTGAACCTCCAAGAGGCTCTAGGTGTAATCCGCGAAGCTAGCCGAGGCAGAGTCGACGAAGGAGCTCTAGAGGTACACCCCAATAAACTGAGAAAACTAATGGACACCTATAATATAACCTCGCTAGAGCTGGAGACAGAGAGAATCGGAAACATCAAAGACTCTGAGCTCTTGACAAACCTTATCATCGAGAAAATGGCTCTTCTAACTGTGAGATCATAAAGCCACCAGTCTACTCCACACACAAGAACCTAAGAAGCTCAGCTGGAGCGACAGGCCCAGCCCTCAGAACTTTAGGTCGATCTCCCGTCAGGTCGAGGACCGTGGAACTTAAACCGAGGGAGGTTCTCCCTCCATCAATGATTAAATCGACCTTATCGCCAAGCTGAGAAGCCGCCTCCTCCGCCGTCAAGGGAGAAGGCATGCCACTTATGTTCGCACTGGTCCCCACAAGACTGCCGCCACATAGACGGATCAACTTCAAGGCAACCCTATGCCCAGGCATCCTTAAACCTACACTACCAAGTTTAATGCCTGGAAGTTTGACCTTGGCCCTCACAACCAGCGTAAGTGCCCCCGGCCAATACCTCTCCACCACCTTGTAGGCTACGGTTGACAGTTCAGCTAACTCAGCCGCATCTTCTAGGCTGCCGACGAGGATGGGCAGGGGCTTGTCAACTCTACCTTTCACTTTAAGAAGCCGCGTGACAGCCGGCTCATCAAAAGGGTTGCAACCTAGCCCGTAGACTGTGTCTGTAGGGTAGATAACTAGCCCCCCTCCCCTAACAACTCCAGCCGCCCTCTCCAAACTTTCCTCGCTGACCCTGAGAATAGGGGCCCTCATCTTCGGCAACCCACGTTGAGGTTGTAGGTGTTAATGTAAAAACTTTTTGAAATCCAACCACCTACCCGGCTTCCAAAACTGTCACAGCTAACCAAGGGTCACCTCGTTCTCATATTTTCGGCTGGAAAACCTTTTTAGATTTGTAGGTGCCTACTCATTATCTCGCTGTGGTGGCTAATTGAACGTAATAGGTAATACAAAGAGCCTCTGCCCGGAATGCCTCCAAGTCGTGGATGCGGTTCTATGCGAAGAGAATAACATTGTATACATTACTAAAGAGTGCAAGGAGCACGGGGGCTTCAAGGATGTTTACTGGTCTGATTATGAGATGTATTTGAGAGCGAAGAGGTTCGAACATGTTGGGGACGGCTTACATAACCCCCAGACTAAACGCAGTAAGGGGTGCCCCTTCGATTGCGGCATCTGCGATGAACATAGATCGCATACGGCGCTAGGTATAATCGACGTCACTAATCGTTGCAACCTCCAATGTCCCTTCTGCTTCGCCCATGCTGGTGCTGCAGGATACCTTTATGAGCCTTCGACCGAAGAACTCAAGGCAATCATTGACAGGTTCGCTTCAAATAAGCCAGTTAAGCCTCCCGGGCTTCAGTTCAGCGGCGGCGAGCCAACTCTCAGGGAAGATCTCCCCGAACTTATCGCCTACGCAAAGAAAAGGGGAATACATCACGTCGAAGTGAACACGAACGGAATCAGACTTGCTAAGAGTCTAGATTATTGCCGAGAGTTGTGGGAGGCTGGAGCATGCGCCATATACCTCCAGTTTGACGGAGTAACACCGGAGATATATTTGACTACACGCGGCGCCGATCTGCTCAAATTTAAGCTTCAAGTTATCGAGAACTGTAGGAAGATTGGGTTCGACGCCGTGATACTTGTTCCAACGCTAATAAGGGGAGTGAACGATCACCAGCTTTGGGATATAGTAAGTTTCGCTCTGGAGAATCTCGATGTTGTAAGGTGTGTGAACATTCAGCCAGTCTCGATCTGTGGGAGGATTGACAAGTCTAAACTCAATGATATGCGGATCACTATACCTGACGCTATAAAATTAATTGAGGCGCAGAGTGGAGGTAAGGTGAAGGCTGAGGATTTTTACCCTGTGCCTTTCGTGGTTCCGATGTCGAGAGCGATAGGGGCTTTGAGGGATCACCGCTACGTCGAGTTCACAGCTCACCCACACTGCGGGATGGCGACATATATGTTCGTTGAGGACGATGGAAACATAATGCCGATCACCAGATATGGCAATATTGAGAAGTTCATGGGTGTCATGGAGAAAGTATATGCAACAGCCGAAGCCGGCCATAAGACTAGGGCTAAAATGCGGATGCTCTCCTCCCTACGATACGTTAAGGGGGGGCTCCTGCGTAAGCTATTGCCTCCGATCTTGAAGACAGGCTCCTACAAATCTCTCGCTGATCTACACTACCGCATGTTGATGATTGGGATGATGCATTTTATGGATCCCTACAACTTCGATCTGGAACGGGTTCAACGTTGTTGCATCCATTACGGTCTCCCAGACGGCACCCTTAGACCATTCTGCTCCTACAACACGATCCATAGACCTATAGTTGAGAAGAAGTTTGCTACAAGCTTAGGTGGGCAGCGAGAGAGTTAGGGAAATTATGAACCCTTAAGCCTCTACGAAAATTTTAAGTATATCCTCTCATTCTCAGAAGAGAGTGTTGTTTCGGGGGTAAATCTATGCTCTTAGATGATGGTGCCGCGGAAGAGGAGGATTTCAGCGAAGAAGAGGCTGCTGACGAGGATCTGGGCGAAGAAGAGGAGTGGGGCGAGGAGGAGTCTTTCGAAGAGGAAGAAGAGTGGTAGCATCAACCACTTTTAGCTCCAACAAGCTTACACCTCCACAAAAAACGAGCTATAACTGAATGTGTCTGTTTTGGTGAGGGTAGCAACTCTCGATAGGGATAGGTGTAGACCTGAAGACTGTGGCAGACTCTGCTTCAGGGTCTGCCCAATGGTGAGGAATAAAATCTACGCGATCAAGTTTGAGGCTGGAGAGGAGAAACCGGTTATAGTAGAGGCTTTGTGCTCCGGTTGCGGTATATGTGTTAGGAAGTGTCCCTTCAAAGCCTTGGCGATCGTGAATCTACCCGAGGAGCTAGAGAGGGAGTGTAGCCATAGGTATGGTCGAAATGCCTTCAAACTATATAGGCTGCCGGTTCCGTCTGCCGGGATGGTTACTGGGCTTATAGGCAAGAATGGGATAGGGAAGACGACTGCGTTGAGAATCCTTTCAGGGGAGATTCAACCTAACCTCGGTCGGATAGATCAACCTCCAGACTGGGAGGAGATCATAAGCTACTACCGAGGTTCACTTCTCCAAAACTACTTTAGCCGCATCAGAGATAAACGCTTAAAGGTAGTTCATAAGCCGCAATACGTCGACGCTATACCCCGTAGGGTGAAGGGCGAGGTAGGCGAAGTAATTAACGCCCTAGATGAAAGGGGCAAAGCTGCAGAAGTCATGAGGCTTCTTGAGCTAAATGGTCTCTCGAGGAGACCAGTGGAGGTGCTTTCTGGGGGAGAGTGTCAGAGGCTAGCGGTAGCAGCTGCAATCTGCCGGGAGGCTGACGTATACATCTTCGACGAACCCTTCAGCTATTTGGATGTGAGGCAGAGGGTCAACGCAGCTAAGACTATTCGGAGTCTAGTTGGAGATGGAAAGACTGTGTTGGTGGCGGAGCACGATATAGCTATGCTTGACTACCTCTCAGACAAGGTATGTGTCTTCTACGGTAAGCCTGGTGTATTCGGTATCGTCTCACACCCGCATAGTGTTCGGTCTGGGATAAACATCTACCTCGACGGCTACTTACCTGATGATAATATGAGGTTTAGAGATGAGCCGGTTAAGTTTCACGTTAAACCCCCCACTGAAGGGTGGTGGGCGGCGGAGGCCATTTTCGAGTGGGGTGAGATGGAAAAAAACTATGAAGGTTTCAACTTGAAGGTTAAGGCTGGGGTGATTCGTAAGGGTGAGGTTGTAGGTGTTCTGGGTCCCAACGGAATAGGGAAAACAACTTTCGTGAAACTCCTAGCTGGTGTAGAGGCACCTTCAAAAGGGACGCCGCCTACTAGGAAAGAGGTTACTGTGAGCTATAAGCCTCAGTATATCTCGGTTGATTATAGAGGGAATGTTGAGGCTCTCCTCAGGGAGATTGCTGGAGAAAACTTTGAGACTGGCCACTATAAATCGGAGATACTGCAACCGCTTGAATTGGATAGGCTCTTCGACAAGAGTGTTCAAGGACTGAGTGGCGGGGAGCTGCAGAAGGTTGCTGTTGGGGCTTGTCTTTCTCGGGAGGCTGACCTCTACCTTCTCGATGAGCCGAGTGCTTTTCTGGACGTAGAGGAGAGAATTGCAGTTGCGCGGGTCATTAGGAGAAGGGTGGAAAGTAGAGGAGCAGCGGCTATAGTTGTGGAGCATGACGTTGTATTACAGGACTTTGTGGCAGACAGGTTGGTTATCTTCGCGGGTTTGCCGGGGGTTGAAGGCTGCGCGTATGAGCCGATGACACTGAGAGATGGAATGAACTTCTTCCTTAGAGAGTTAGGTATGACTTTCAGGCGAGACCTGACCAGCGGAAGGCCTCGGGTGAACAAGCTAGACTCGCGTCTAGACAGGTGGCAGAAAGAGGTGGGTGAATACTATTACATCTCAACTAGAGCCGAGAGTGCTGAGTGAGACTTAAGATTCTCACTATTAGCAAAAGATAAATACAGTCCCTCCCTCTTTGACTACTCATTTGTCATGTTTAGAAAGTTCTGGTGAAATATATGACTCGAACGACACTTAGCCTCATCAAGGCTGATGTGGGAAGTCTGGCGGGCCACCATGTGGTCCACCCTAAACAGTTGGCTCACGCTGAAAAGCTCTTAGAGGAGGCGAAAATGGGGGGCCTTATAGTTGATTACCGCGTTTTCAACTGTGGGGATGACCTAGAACTGTTGATGAGCCATCAGCGGGGAGAGAATAACCCTCAGATCCACGAGTTTGCTTGGAATGTATTCAAAGAGGTGACCGAAAAAGTATCAAAACCTCTCAAGCTATATGCTGCGGGTCAAGACCTTCTAGTAGAGGCATTCTCCGGGAACATTAAGGGCATGGGTCCCGGCGTGGCGGAGGTTGAGTTTGACGAAAGAGCCGCCGAGCCCATTGTAGTCTTCGCCGCCGATAAGACTGAACCGGGCGCTTGGAATTACCCTCTCTACAAGACTTTCGCAGACCCCTTCAACACGGCTGGGTTGGTCATAGACCCCGCTCTCCACGACGGCTTTGACTTCGTGGTGATGGATGTATTCGAACATAAGGAAGTTCAACTAAGATGCCCCGCAGAACTATATGAGCTTCTGGCACTGATAGGAACACCTGGCAGATATTGTATAAGCAGGGTCTACAGAAGAGATGGACTCCTTGCCGCTGTTGCCAGCACAAGCAGGCTCTCTCTCATCGCTGGTAGGTATGTTGGTAAAGATGACCCTGTATGCATCGTGAGGGCGCAACATGGCTTACCCGCCGTCGGAGAGGTTCTAGAGCCCTACGCCTTTCCCCAGATCGTCGCAGGATGGATGAGGGGTTCCCACCACGGCCCTCTGATGCCTGTTTCGCTAAAGAATGCGCGGTGCACCAGATTTGACGGCCCACCGAGGGTTATAGCGCTGGGCTTCCAAGTTCATGACGCCCAGCTCGAAGGCCCAGCAGATCTCTTCGACGATCCAGCCTTCGATAGGGCTAGGGCTATGGCTAACGAGGTCGCGGATTATCTCCGCAGGCACGGGCCCTTCATGCCCCATAGGCTAGGGCCTGAAGAGATGGAGTACACCACACTCCCTAAAGTTTTAGACAAGCTTAAGGATAGATTCAAAAGTGCCTAACCTCAGGACACCGATTATCATCCTAAACTTCAAGACATACATCGAGGCCACCGGTGGCAGAGCCGTCCATCTAGCCAAGACCTGTGAGGAAGTCAGCCGTGTGACAGGTGTCACTGTGGCTGCCGCCCCACAGCTGACTGACCTTCACGCCGTAACAAGCTACGTTTCAATCCCCATCCTTGCACAACATATAGACCCCATAAAGCCCGGAAGCCACACCGGCCATATCCTCGCAGAGGCTGTGAGAGAGGCGGGTGCTGCAGGGACTCTCCTTAACCACTCTGAACGTAGGCTACCTTTCGAGGATCTCAAAGTATGCGTTGAGAGAGCTAGGGAGGTCGGTTTAGTCACAGTCGTATGCGCAGACAAGCCGGAGGTCTGCAGTAATATAGCGTATCTCAGGCCGGACTTCATCGCCATAGAGCCCCCGGAACTTATAGGCTCAGGCATCCCAGTCTCGAAAGCTAAGCCGGAGATCGTGAAAGCCGCAGTTCAGGCTGTGAAGTATACGAGGCCGGAGGTTAGAGTTCTATGCGGTGCTGGCATCTCGAAGGGTGAGGATGTCTCCGCGGCGTTGAGGTTAGGGACGGAGGGGGTTCTCTTAGCTAGCGGAGTGATTAAAGCCGCCGACCCCCGCAGCGTTCTAGAGGAGATGGCGAATTCCGCCAAGAGAGCATAGGAGGGTGAATGATGAAAGTTGCAGCGAAGTGTCTCCCTTGCATCGTGGAGAGAGGTTACAAGGAAGCAAGCTATGTTACAGAGGATCAAAACCTTCTACTAGATGTTATGGTAAAGCTCTCAAAGATGGTTGGCAGTGAATATAGCGCCAATGCCATCCCAGCCCACATAGGGACACTACGGGACCGAATAGTCAAGGAGACACTTGGAAGAGACCCCTACGTCGAGCTCAAGAAGCTTGCCAACGAGAGAGCGTTAAAATTACTCCCTACAGTCGAAGACCTCGTTGAGAAGACTTCCTTGAAGTCTGAACGGTTCAAGATAGCATGCTCAATCTCAGTAGTTGCGAACTCTGTCGAGTTCGATGTAGCCGGCTATAACTTTAAGTTTGAAAACCTTGAGACTGCGTTAAAGATTCCCAGCCTGACCATTGACCAAACCTTAGAGGCATTCACTAGGGCTGAGACCGCGAGGAGGGTCCTCTTCTTAACCGACAATGCGGGGGAGATAGTGCTTGACATCCCGCTCATGAGAGTTTTAAAATCTCTTGGCGCAACGCTAACAGTGGCTGTGAAGGGCGCACCTGTCCTAAACGACGCAACTCTTAATGAAGCTCTGGAAGTTGGTGTCGACAAAAATGCCGATGAACTCATCACCACAGGCACAGATGGCGTAGGCTTCATGTTTGACGAGGTCTCGGAGGAGGCTCGGATGAGTTTCCTCGAAGCCGACTTAGTCGTCGCTAAAGGTATGGGAAACTATGAGACCTTGACTGAGCTTGAAGGCTGTGGGAAACAGGTTCTCTTCCTGCTCAAAGCTAAATGTCTACCAGTGGCTAGAAGTCTGGGGGTTGTTAGAGGCTCCAACGTGGCCCTCCTTAGAAAGCTTTAAGCCGAACTTTTCCGCTATGAACTGGACAGCCTCGCAGAAACCTGAACCATAACTTCCAATCACAACCGCGTCCGCGGCTCTTTTAACTTCTTGAGGCGCGTTGGCCAAGGCTACACTATAAGCCACGCTTTTGAATAGTTCTATATCGTTCAGACCATCCCCAACAGCTACAACTTCCCCACAGTCGAACCCAAAGAGTTCAGCAGCCCTCCTCAAACCTGCACCCTTATCGACACCGTCAGAGAGGAGGTGGTAGGCGAAGCCGCTATCGAAGATGCGTGCGCCAGCCTTCTCCCTCAAAAGGATCATGTTTCCGAGGTTCACATCGAAGGTTCTCTCCAAGACTATATCAACAGATCTTGGAAGTGAAGGTTTTCGTTTGACCCCTTCTCCAAGTTTGCTTCTCAGAATTTTGAAGCCGGCCAGGGCCTTCCTTTTGTCGCCTAGAACATCGACTATTTCAAGTCCTCTGCCGATCACTCCCCCATTCTCACCGACTGTTATGCCGCAGGCTCCAATGTACCGTGAGAGGGTAGCTAAAGCTTGGAAACATTGGCCGCTCGTCAAGATTACCCTATACCCGCGGCTCTCCAGTCTCCTAACCTCACTAATAGCCGCCAGTTCAAGCTTCGAGTCTGCGTCGGTTAGAGTTC
This genomic interval from Candidatus Bathyarchaeia archaeon contains the following:
- a CDS encoding L-threonylcarbamoyladenylate synthase, whose amino-acid sequence is MRAPILRVSEESLERAAGVVRGGGLVIYPTDTVYGLGCNPFDEPAVTRLLKVKGRVDKPLPILVGSLEDAAELAELSTVAYKVVERYWPGALTLVVRAKVKLPGIKLGSVGLRMPGHRVALKLIRLCGGSLVGTSANISGMPSPLTAEEAASQLGDKVDLIIDGGRTSLGLSSTVLDLTGDRPKVLRAGPVAPAELLRFLCVE
- a CDS encoding Trm112 family protein — encoded protein: MKRKLMDFLACAMCKSHPLELYVFVEGEEIVEGLLVCPNPECRMWYPIIEEIPHCLPPDLRQDKDDLEFLRKWKSQIPEKVLKEGRPFNLSAEMG
- a CDS encoding glycosyltransferase family 39 protein, whose product is MSTRGGSKEVVICILIAAGACLYLFLIPPEDIPLHDSVIYYEEVRRLLAEGEIWVFPTNEVTAVLQILYGALFAGIFGLNHAVLIGSTMLLAAISVAETYIWLRRWHSSVEAVWGSLILLAQPLFYGLSHTFMTDIPSLVFIIPAVMFFYLGVLDDKNSYLIVGGIFAVIGFWVRQFSILPVFGVLLYFLIFERGAFTKRSRAVTIVVFLLALPLLSVLVWLTQFRAPGTYPLHVAIVPPLSFIRNLTRSFVYVGSFFFPLGIVYLINCRRLISDLRQLNRASKLLVAALVGGPILLAVYYYGIFIKEKYGVTVHPFTYTYIGPIGVGPDLISGAKPLLYPDLLWIPMFTLSLVAAFGLAVHVLRRIGGGDRRFLVLSLLVVSVILPIAAVLWDDHRHYLPVVPLLLPLVVSSVSRLRGYKFLVVILVVLFSFWSVYGTYEYMGWNRVRWEGINYLLESGVPEYEIDGGMEYDARFLLEPYNTPREEAVNWHGWAYSISDKYLISFSQLHEYRVLKEIGYYGPFGEKLGSIYVLEKYVQL
- the tpiA gene encoding triose-phosphate isomerase; this encodes MPNLRTPIIILNFKTYIEATGGRAVHLAKTCEEVSRVTGVTVAAAPQLTDLHAVTSYVSIPILAQHIDPIKPGSHTGHILAEAVREAGAAGTLLNHSERRLPFEDLKVCVERAREVGLVTVVCADKPEVCSNIAYLRPDFIAIEPPELIGSGIPVSKAKPEIVKAAVQAVKYTRPEVRVLCGAGISKGEDVSAALRLGTEGVLLASGVIKAADPRSVLEEMANSAKRA
- the fbp gene encoding fructose-1,6-bisphosphate aldolase/phosphatase, producing the protein MTRTTLSLIKADVGSLAGHHVVHPKQLAHAEKLLEEAKMGGLIVDYRVFNCGDDLELLMSHQRGENNPQIHEFAWNVFKEVTEKVSKPLKLYAAGQDLLVEAFSGNIKGMGPGVAEVEFDERAAEPIVVFAADKTEPGAWNYPLYKTFADPFNTAGLVIDPALHDGFDFVVMDVFEHKEVQLRCPAELYELLALIGTPGRYCISRVYRRDGLLAAVASTSRLSLIAGRYVGKDDPVCIVRAQHGLPAVGEVLEPYAFPQIVAGWMRGSHHGPLMPVSLKNARCTRFDGPPRVIALGFQVHDAQLEGPADLFDDPAFDRARAMANEVADYLRRHGPFMPHRLGPEEMEYTTLPKVLDKLKDRFKSA
- a CDS encoding ARMT1-like domain-containing protein; this encodes MMKVAAKCLPCIVERGYKEASYVTEDQNLLLDVMVKLSKMVGSEYSANAIPAHIGTLRDRIVKETLGRDPYVELKKLANERALKLLPTVEDLVEKTSLKSERFKIACSISVVANSVEFDVAGYNFKFENLETALKIPSLTIDQTLEAFTRAETARRVLFLTDNAGEIVLDIPLMRVLKSLGATLTVAVKGAPVLNDATLNEALEVGVDKNADELITTGTDGVGFMFDEVSEEARMSFLEADLVVAKGMGNYETLTELEGCGKQVLFLLKAKCLPVARSLGVVRGSNVALLRKL
- the mobB gene encoding molybdopterin-guanine dinucleotide biosynthesis protein B encodes the protein MLRVPVVAVVGVGRNVGKTVVAEALISGLVKLGLKVAAAKHIAESHFTFDPTGTDTRRFAESGASQVLAVTGAEVVNIFKTDVSALNLEALVEMLEPVDLLVLEGFKKLVMQRGDVAKIIVSKDVNDIFNLLAIVQGPVVAIAGGVASVDEAKLRETGVRLLRLPEGVAELVELVYDYYRAQHALVETVGSLGGLDCGDCGYKDCNTHAKAILAGRSSLGRCTALQDGRDVLVTVGGVRLSMNRFVKEIIRKTILGMMSSLRGVEIRGDEELEITIRRKFAESTQRD
- a CDS encoding phosphoglycolate phosphatase gives rise to the protein MVKVSYFAVDVDGTLTDADSKLELAAISEVRRLESRGYRVILTSGQCFQALATLSRYIGACGITVGENGGVIGRGLEIVDVLGDKRKALAGFKILRSKLGEGVKRKPSLPRSVDIVLERTFDVNLGNMILLREKAGARIFDSGFAYHLLSDGVDKGAGLRRAAELFGFDCGEVVAVGDGLNDIELFKSVAYSVALANAPQEVKRAADAVVIGSYGSGFCEAVQFIAEKFGLKLSKEGHVGASNNPQTSSHW
- a CDS encoding radical SAM protein — translated: MNVIGNTKSLCPECLQVVDAVLCEENNIVYITKECKEHGGFKDVYWSDYEMYLRAKRFEHVGDGLHNPQTKRSKGCPFDCGICDEHRSHTALGIIDVTNRCNLQCPFCFAHAGAAGYLYEPSTEELKAIIDRFASNKPVKPPGLQFSGGEPTLREDLPELIAYAKKRGIHHVEVNTNGIRLAKSLDYCRELWEAGACAIYLQFDGVTPEIYLTTRGADLLKFKLQVIENCRKIGFDAVILVPTLIRGVNDHQLWDIVSFALENLDVVRCVNIQPVSICGRIDKSKLNDMRITIPDAIKLIEAQSGGKVKAEDFYPVPFVVPMSRAIGALRDHRYVEFTAHPHCGMATYMFVEDDGNIMPITRYGNIEKFMGVMEKVYATAEAGHKTRAKMRMLSSLRYVKGGLLRKLLPPILKTGSYKSLADLHYRMLMIGMMHFMDPYNFDLERVQRCCIHYGLPDGTLRPFCSYNTIHRPIVEKKFATSLGGQRES
- a CDS encoding ribosome biogenesis/translation initiation ATPase RLI encodes the protein MVRVATLDRDRCRPEDCGRLCFRVCPMVRNKIYAIKFEAGEEKPVIVEALCSGCGICVRKCPFKALAIVNLPEELERECSHRYGRNAFKLYRLPVPSAGMVTGLIGKNGIGKTTALRILSGEIQPNLGRIDQPPDWEEIISYYRGSLLQNYFSRIRDKRLKVVHKPQYVDAIPRRVKGEVGEVINALDERGKAAEVMRLLELNGLSRRPVEVLSGGECQRLAVAAAICREADVYIFDEPFSYLDVRQRVNAAKTIRSLVGDGKTVLVAEHDIAMLDYLSDKVCVFYGKPGVFGIVSHPHSVRSGINIYLDGYLPDDNMRFRDEPVKFHVKPPTEGWWAAEAIFEWGEMEKNYEGFNLKVKAGVIRKGEVVGVLGPNGIGKTTFVKLLAGVEAPSKGTPPTRKEVTVSYKPQYISVDYRGNVEALLREIAGENFETGHYKSEILQPLELDRLFDKSVQGLSGGELQKVAVGACLSREADLYLLDEPSAFLDVEERIAVARVIRRRVESRGAAAIVVEHDVVLQDFVADRLVIFAGLPGVEGCAYEPMTLRDGMNFFLRELGMTFRRDLTSGRPRVNKLDSRLDRWQKEVGEYYYISTRAESAE
- the cgi121 gene encoding KEOPS complex subunit Cgi121 — encoded protein: MTVERYLNKRLEREGKSYIVSCLVEVKAVDPDALIRVVRERLEGLDVQLLDAEVIAGRRHIEFALLNALYALDHGYNISKSLAVEIMLYASTQRQIQKAVELIGVKAETRAIASILIGDSTLNLQEALGVIREASRGRVDEGALEVHPNKLRKLMDTYNITSLELETERIGNIKDSELLTNLIIEKMALLTVRS